A window of Halopseudomonas sabulinigri genomic DNA:
GCCGATCGGCAGCGCAGTATCTTCGTAGGCGCGGTGCGCCAGCGCTTCATCCACAAACAGGTGGCGCGGCGTGCGGCGAATCGCCTCCAGCACATGCAGGTTGCGGATTCCCTCCTCAAACAGGCGCTCCAACAACCGTTCGCGGGTGCGCTGGGAGGTCATGCCGATGCCATTTTTATAAAGTTCGTCGCGCACCATGGTTCAGCCCAGATTACCCAGCCAGCCTTGCAGGTGGTCGAAGACTTCGTAATGCGTCTTGTCGACCCGCAAGGGTGTTACCGAAACATAACCCTGCATGACCGCGTGAAAATCAGTACCTTCGCCGCCATCCTCGGCATCACCTGCAACTGAAATCCAGTAGCCTTCCTTGCCGCGCGGGTCAGTCCACTTGATCGGCCGCGCTGCACGTGAACGGTGGCCCAGACGCGTCAGGCAGATACCCTTGATCTGCGCCAGCGGCAGGTTGGGAATATTGACGCTCAGAATGGTCCGCGGCGGCAGGTCGAGCTTGTCGTGGGCCTCGACCATCTGCCGGGCAATGGCCGCGGCTGCGGGCAGGTTTTCGGTCTGCCGGCCCACCAACGAAAAGGCCATCGCCGGGCGCGCCAGAAAGCGCCCTTCCAGCGCCGCCGCTACCGTGCCCGAATAAAGCACATCATCGCCCAGGTTAGCGCCCAGATTGATGCCGGAGACGACCATATCCACGCTATCTTCATAAAAGGCATTGAGGCCCAGATGCACGCAGTCGGTCGGTGTGCCGTTAAGGCCGATAAAACCGTTTTCATACACAAAGGGACGCAACGGCCGATCGAGGCTCAAGGCACTGCTGGCGCCGCTGCGGTCTTCTTCCGGAGCGACCACGACGCAGTCGGCATAGTCCGCCAGCGCGCCGTGCAGGGCTTTGATACCCGGCGCCAGCACACCGTCGTCATTGGCTATCAGAATACGCATCAGTTTTCGCTTTCTAGCCCACCGCCGGCCTGGCTGACCAGCACTACCAGCTCGCGCAGTACCGCGGTTGCAAAGCAGCCGGTGGGCAGGGTGAATTCAAGTTCAAGGCAATCCGAGGACGGATAATGCCACGTCAGACCGGCAATGGGGAGGCGTAAAATGCGCCGCGCCTGATCCAGTCCGGCCGCCGCCAACCACTCTGCCAGAAGCCGATGCTGTGCCGCTACCCTTGCCTCCATGTCTGCCTGCTCGCCGCTGCTGTCCAGCTCACCCGCACCCCAAAGCGAAGCGGTCGGGTGCAGATCCAGCTGCGCTACGCGGGGGTCGTCAGCGGCCAGCTCTGCCGCCGGAAACTGGCTGCGACTCTGGGTGAAAGCCAGGCAGTCGCCTGCCATCACGGTGTTCCAGTTGGCCGCCGCCACACGCTCGGCGAGCATCTGGTTAAACAGATAACTGCGCGCCGCAGACAGCAGCCGCGAGCGTGTACCCCGCGCTGGCGGATACGCACTGCGCTCTGCCCAGCTGCGTGCATCGTGCAGATTGCCGCCGGCAAAACCGAAGCGCTGAGGGCCAAAATAATTGGGCACTCCCTGCTCCGCCAGCAGCTGCAGACGCGCATCAAGTCGCGGTTTATCCGCCTGCAGTTCAGTCAGGCGAATCAAAAAGCGGTTGGCGCTATGGGCGCCGCGCTGCAGTTTGCGCTTATGTCGCAGCTGTTGCAGGCAACGGAGGTTATCGCCCCAAAGCGCTGAGAAATCCGGATCGGCCTTGCCCGGCAACTGCAGGCTGAACCACTGCCGGGTGACCGCAATGCGATCCTTCAGCCCGGCATAACTTATGTTGCGCAGAGACACGCCACTGGCGCGGGCCAGCTTGCGCGCCACCTCTTCGGTATTCAGGCCGCGCTTTTCCAGCAACAGCCAAAGGTGCTCGCCCTGACCGGACAGCTCGATATCCAGCACTTCGGTGACGCGAAAGTCTTCCGGCGCCGCTTTCAGCACCGCCGCACCGCAGGGCTCGCCCCAGGCGCGCTGACCTAACAGCTCGGCCTCAAGCATGGGGCAACAACAGGGCAACGGCGTGCACCGCGATACCCTCTTCCCGCCCGGTGAAACCCAATTTCTCAGTAGTAGTGGCCTTGACGTTGACCTGATCCAACGTGACCTGCAGGTCAGCGGCGATCAACTCACGCATGGCGTCAATGTGCGGCGCCATCTTTGGCGCCTGGGCGATGATGGTGGCGTCGACATTGGCAACCTGCCAGCCCTTGCCCTGCACCAGCCCCAGCACATGCCGCAGCAATACGCGGCTATCGGCACCGGCGTAGGCGGCATCGGTATCCGGGAAGTGCTTGCCGATGTCGCCCAGCGCCGCCGCGCCCAGCAGGGCGTCGCTCAGGGCATGCAGCAATACATCGCCATCGGAGTGCGCCAGCAGGCCGAATCGATGCGCAATGCGCACGCCACCCAGAGTAACGAAATCCCCCTCGGTGAAGCGGTGTACATCATAGCCGTGACCGATACGCATACTGTGTTCCTGCCTGATTCAAAGTGCCGGCGATTCTACCGCCTTGGGCCATCCAGTGACAGGCCGATGACCCAAGGCGGAGAAAGCAAGGATCGCCCTATCAGAGCAGCCCCAGCGCTTTGCCGTGATGACGCAAATGATCATCGATGAAGCTGGCGATAAAGAAGTAGCTGTGATCGTACCCAGGCTGCCTGCGCAGCGTGAGCGGGTGCCCGGCTACCTGGGCGGCGGCTTCGAGCGCTTCAGGCTTGAGTTGCTCAGTCAGAAAGTTGTCTGCCTCGCCCTGATCCACCAACAAGGGCAAACGCTCTTCGGCCTCGGCAATCAGTTCGCAGGCATCCCACTGCTTCCAGGCTTGGCGGTCATTACCCAGGTAATTGCCCAGCGCCTTGTGCCCCCAGGGGCAGTCCAGCGGATGGGTGATTGGCGCAAAGGCCGACACCGAGCGATAACGGCCGGGGTTGCGCAGAGCGCACACCAGAGCGCCGTGCCCACCCATCGAATGACCACTGATACTGCGCTGATCGCTGACCGGAAAGTGCTCCTCAATCAGGGCTGGCAGCTCGTCTACCACATAGTCGTACATGCGGTAGTGCTCTGCCCAAGGCAACTGGGTGGCGTTGACGTAAAACCCGGCGCCCAGGCCGAAGTCGTAGGCACCGGCCGCATCATCCGGCACGCCTTCACCGCGCGGGCTGGTGTCGGGCATCACCAGCACCATGCCGAGCTCGGCCGCCAGCCGCTGCGCGCCCGCCTTCTGGCTGAAATTCTCGTCATTGCAGGTCAAGCCCGACAACCAGTACAGCACCGGCAGCGGCTTGCCCTGATCCGCCTGCGGCGGCAGGTAAATACCGAACACCATGTCACACCGCAGCGCCTTGGACTGGTGCCGATAACGCTTCTGCCAACCGCCGAAACTTTTGTTGGCAGAAACCAATTCAATATCGTTCATAGGAAACCTCCGATTTCAGCGGCAAGCTACAAGCTGCAAGCGACCAGCAGAACAGTCATGAGCGCAGGGGCGACAGGTAGATTCCCAACCTGCCCCATCAAGCCTCCAGAAACCTGCTCGGTTCATCACCGAGCAGGTTTTCTTGGCGCTTGCAGCTTGCGGCTTGCGGCTGCGTTAAAAATGAATGACGGTGCGAATGCTCTTGCCTTCGTGCATCAGATCAAAAGCTTCGTTGATCTGATCCAGCCCCATGGTGTGGGTGATGAAGCTGTCCAGCGGGATCTCGCCGGTCTGGGATTTCTCGACATAGCTCGGCAGTTCGGTACGTCCCTTGACGCCACCGAAGGCGCTGCCGCGCCAGACGCGGCCGGTCACCAGCTGGAACGGGCGGGTGCTGATCTCGGCACCGGCCGGAGCCACGCCGATGATGGTGGATTCACCCCAGCCCTTGTGACAGCACTCCAACGCGGCACGCATCAGCTGCACGTTGCCGATGCACTCGAAACTGTAGTCCACGCCGCCATCGGTCATGTCGACGATGACTTCCTGAATCGGCTTGTCGTAGTCCTTTGGATTGACGAACTCATCCATGCCCAGCTCCCGGGCAATAGCTTCCTTGGCCGGGTTAATGTCGACACCAATAATACGGCTCGCGCCGGCCATCTTGGCGCCGATGATCGCGGCCAGACCGATACCGCCCAGACCAAAGATGGCGACAGTCGCGCCCGCCTCCACCTTGGCGGTGTTCAGTACCGCACCAATACCGGTAGTAACACCACAGCCCAGCAGACAGACCTTTTCCAACGGTGCTTCCTTGGGAATCACGGCGACCGAAACTTCCGGCAGCACGGTGTATTCGGAGAAGGTTGAGCAGCCCATGTAGTGGTAGACCGGCTCGCCGTTGTAGCTGAAGCGGCTGGTGCCGTCCGGCATCAAACCCTTGCCCTGGGTGGTACGCACGGAGCTGCACAGGTTGGTCTTGCCGGACTTGCAGAATTTGCACTCGCGGCACTCAGCGGTGTACAGCGGAATCACATGATCGCCGACCTGGACGGATGTCACACCTTCGCCGACCGCTTCAACCACGCCGCCGCCCTCGTGACCGAGGATGCACGGGAACACGCCTTCGCTGTCCTGACCAGACAGGGTGTAGGCGTCGGTATGGCAAACGCCGGAAGCAACGATGCGAATCAGCACCTCGCCGGCCTGCGGCGGTGCAACATCCACTTCTACGATCTGCAGGGGTTCATTCGGCGCAAAGGCCACAGCGGCGCGGGACTTGATCATGGGGCTCTCCAGTGAGTGAGGTAATGACAGGAGGCAAGTGTAGTAGAACGCGGTTTCGTGGATAATCACCCATCGAACAAAACATTATTGCCGCACAGGGATAATCAGGGGCGTTGGTGCATGGGCAACTGGGAAGGTATCGAAGAATTTGTAGCCGTAGCTGAAACCGGGCACTTCACCGGCGCGGCTACTCGTCTGGGCCTGTCCTCATCCCACGTGAGTCGGCAGATTGCGAGACTCGAAGACCGTCTGCAAACCCGCCTGTTCTACCGCAGCACGCGTAAAGTCAGCTTGACCGAGGCCGGACAGACCTTTCTGCAGCATTGCCAGCGCCTGCAGGATGCGCGCGATGAGGCGCTACAGGCGATCACCGACCTGGGCAGCGAACCCAAGGGCCTGTTGCGCATGACCTGCTCGGTTGCCTACGGCGAAAGCTTCATCATGCCGCTGGTAGACGACTTCATGCAGCAGCATCCTCAGCTGCGAATCGAAATGACCCTGACCAATCAGACGCTGGACCTGCTGCACGGCAGCTACGACCTGGCAATCCGCCTGGGGCGTCTGCAAGACTCCAGCCTGATCGCCACCCGGCTGGCACCGCGGCATATGTACCTTTGCGCGGCGCCAAGCTACCTGGTGCACCACGGCGCGCCGCACAGCCTGTCTGAGTTGCCGCGGCACAATTGTCTTATCGGCAGCAGCGATGTTTGGAGTTTTCAGCAACGCGGCAAGGAGGTGCCGGTGCGGGTGCAGGGCAATTGGCGCTGCAACAGTGGGCAAGCGGTGCTGGAGGCTGCCTTGCGCGGGTTCGGGCTGTGCCAGTTGCCGGACTACTATGTGCGCGAACATTTGCGCAGCGGCGCCTTGCGTGCCTTGCTGCCGCAACATCAGCCGCCGCATACCGCGGTGTGGGCGTTGTACCCCCAGCAGCGCCATCTCTCACCCAAAGTGCGCCAGCTGGTCGATTACCTGAAGCACGGACTGGCCTTACGTCCGGAGTACCGGCACGACCAGGCACCCTGAATCGGCCCCCACGAAACACCCACAAAAAAGGGGCCGAAGCCCCTTTTTATGCGTTCCCATAGCGGCGAAAGCTATGGAGATCAGACCTGATCAGGTCTTAGTTGTATTGCTGAGCGCGCTGGCGCAGCTCCATGTCGGTCTGCATACGCGAGGCGATTTCGTTGTAGCGCGGAATGTCCAGCTCCTCGTCCTGAATGGCCTCAACCATCTCTTTCTGGGCACCCATCTGCAGTTCCTGGGCTTCCTGCTGGTCGCCGGCACTGCTCAGCTCCTCAGTCAGGTCTTCACGAATTTCGTTCACTTTCTTCTCGGCACTGACGAACTTCTCCAGATCCGCTTCGCTGACCGGGGCCGATGCCTGGGCTGAGCCTTGTGGCTCACCGTATTGCTGCTGGGTGGCACCGTCCATTGACTGCGCCATGGCAAAGGGTACACCGGCGGTAGCGGTCATGGTGGCAATGGCAAGAGCGGCACTGAGCTTTTTAATGTTCATCATGAGTATCTCCTTCGGTTGAACTCACTGAAGGTATTACACAGACCATGCCAGCTTTGCATAAAACACTCTAACTAGCTGATTAAAAACAATAAAATATTTTAAACGCAGGCAAAGCCCAGCTGCATCAGCTTGCATTAACCGAAATAACATGTATCTTTTTTAAACATGAGCAAAAAAGACCCGTTTAGTTTTGGCACACTAGCCCGCCGTTTGGCTCCTTCGCGCCTGAGCGGCCTGCAGCGCACCCTGCTGCTGTTTGTGGTGCTGCCACTCTTGCTGCTGACAGCACTCGGCATCCGCTTTGGGCTAGAGCAGGCCAGCCAGTTTCAGCAGCAACGCCTGAAAAATGACCTGGAGCTGATCGGCCGCGCCATCAGCATTCCCATCGGCACCGCGTTGGGCGAGAACGACCGCCAGGCTATTGAACTGGCACTGGGCTCGGTCTTCGTGCTCGGCGAGGTGTACGGCGCCTCGGTGTTTGACGTCAACGGCGTGCGCCTGGCTTCGGCGGGCGTTACCGAAAGCGATCTCACGCGTACCCGCATACCCGACCTGATTGTCGCCACCGGCGAGGCACAGCAAGGCTTCAGTCAGGTCGGCGGGCGCCATCTGTTCTCCCACTTCATGCCGCTGTTTGATGTTGGCGGCAACATTCAAGGCCTGATCCAGATTACCCGCCGCGCCAGCGACTTCGGTCGCGCGCTGGACCAGCTGACGATCATCGCCTGGGCCGCCTGGGGCGTGCTCGGGCTCACTATTATCTGCGCCGTCATGCTCGGCCACTACGGCGGCGTAGGTCGGCACGTGGATAAGCTGCTGGAGCATATGCAGCGGGTTGCCCAGGGTGACCATTCCCACCGCGCGGCACTGGAGGGGCCGGCCGAGGTCGCGGCGCTGGCCGAGGGTCTCAATCACATGCTCGACAGCATCGAGCAGGCGCGTCGCGAAGTGGATGAGCACCGCGCGGCGGAGACCGCCCTGCTGGCGCAACTCAAGGACAACGAGAAAATGGCGGCGATCGGCGGCATGGCCCGCGGCGTCGCACATGAGTTGGGCGCGCCGCTCAGCGTCATCGATGGCCGCGCCCGTCGCCTGCAACGCAGCAGCGATCCAGACTCGCCACAGCAACGCGAATTCAGCGCGATACGCGCTCAGGTCGCACGCCTGACCAGCACCGTGAAGCAACTGCTCGATTACAGCCGGCCCGCCGCCGCGACCCTGCGCAGAACCGATCCCGTGCAACTGAGCAACAGCGCGCTGGACGCCATCACCCCGGAGTTCGAACAGTCCGGTAAACAGCTGCAGCGTCACTATCAACCAGCGGCGCCGGCGCTGTTCGGCGACCCGGCAAGACTGGAACTGGCCTTGCTGAACCTGCTGCGCAATGCCCTGCAGGCGGCGCGTAGCCGCGTCGAGGTGAGTCTGAGCAACAACGAGCAGCAATTGATTATCCGCATCAGCGACGATGGCCCCGGCCTGCCGGACAACGATGTGACTCAGTTGCTGGAGCCCTTCTTCACCACCAAGGCGCCCGGCGAAGGAACCGGCCTGGGTCTGGCTATCGTACAAAACATCGTTGAGGAGCACGGCGGCGCCCTGCTGCTGGCCAACCGACCCGAGGGCGGATGCTGCGCCAGCCTGCTGTTGCCCATACACAAGGAGGCGGATGCATGAGCCACACCGAACACCTGTTACTGGTTGAAGACGACAGCGGCCTGCGCGAGTTACTGCAGGAGGAGCTGGAGGCCGAGGGCTATCAGGTCACCGCCTGCGGCAGTGCCGAGGACGCCCTTGGCCCCCTGCAGCAGGCCGAGATTGACTTGCTGATCAGCGATTTGCGCCTGCCCGGTGCCGATGGCCTGAGCCTGCTGCCGCCCGCGCAGGCCCTATCGCCCGCCCCGGCAGTGCTGATCATCACCGCCTTTGGCTCGGTGCAGCAGGCGGTCAACGCGCTGCAAAATGGCGCCGACGACTTCCTCACCAAACCCCTGGAAATCGATCATTTTCTGCTTACCGTCAAGCGCCTGCTGGAGAACCGCCGCCTGCGCCGTGAAGTACAGCGCTACCGCTCGATCATGGCAGTGGAGCAGTTCCACGGCATCATCGGCCAGAGCAGCGGCATGCGCCGGCTGTTTCAGCACATCCGGCAGATGGCCGGTGCCGACGGCCCGGTGCTGATCCAGGGCGAAAGCGGCACCGGTAAGGAACTGGTAGCGCGCGCCGTGCACGAAGAAAGCGGACGCAGCGGCAAGCCCTACATGGTGGTCAACTGTGGCGGCATTCCGGCTGAGCTGATGGAAAGCGAATTCTTTGGCCACGCGGCCGGTGCCTACACTGGCGCGCGCAAGGCCCGCGCCGGGCTGTTTCAACAGGCCGAAGGCGGCACTCTGATGCTCGATGAAATCGGTGAAATGCCGCTCGCGTTGCAGGCCAAGCTGCTGCGCGCCCTGCAGGACGGCAACGTCAGGCCGGTGGGTAGCGACCATGAAATACAACTGGACGTGCGCGTCATTGCGGCCACCAACCGCAATCTGACCGAATGCGTCGAGCAGGGCACCTTCCGCGAGGACCTGTTCTACCGGCTGGAGACCTTCAACCTGCAGGTGCCGCCGCTGCGCGAGCGCAGTGACGACATTCATTACCTGGCGGATTTCTTTCTGGCCCGCTTCAACGCTCGCCAGCAGCGGCAGATCAAGGGCTTCAGTGACGCGGCGCGCCAGGCACTGCTGCATTACCCCTTTCCCGGCAACGTGCGTGAACTGCAAAATGCGGTGGAACGTGCGGCCACCTTTTCCCAGGGCGCACTGATCGAACTGCACGACCTGCCCGAGCGCATGCAAAGCAGCAATCTCAGCAATCCGGTCACCCACAGCCAGGCGCCAGGCAGCCCGCCGCAAACTGACGATCAGCTCCCCAGCCTGGAGCAGGTACAACGCCGCTACATCCATCAGGTACTCGATGCCACGGGCGGCAACAAGCGCAAGGCTGCCGACATTCTGGGTATCACCCGGCGCACGCTTTACCGCTGGATCGAGTAACGCAGAGCATGCACCGCGGGCTGGCACTGCGGTAAGCTAGCTAATCGCACCCAGCCAGGAGAACCTCGTGTCACGCGTGTTACGGCTCAATACATTGCTCGATCGCCGCTTTCAGCCAGGCGCCATATCGCTCGACGCCATGCGGGCGGAACTGAGCCGACTTGATGCCCTGTGCAAAACGCTAGGGGTCAGCGAACTCAGCCGCTTTCTCGACACCACCGCCGTTGAGCTGCAGCAAGCGGTGATCCTGATAGATGACACGCAGGTGCCCACCGCGGACACTGCCAGTGACCCAGAAACCGGTTTAGCCTACGGCATCGAAGACATGAGCTGGCAGCCGATTGCCGCCGGGATGAGCAGCCTGGAAGCGCTGGAGCAACACCTGCAACGTGAACACCAGGGAGCCAGGACCTCATCCCTGCTGGATGAGCTCGCCTACTGCCTCCGGGCCCTGAGCCCACTGGAAGCCGAGGGCGCGCAGTTTCACCTCGCCCTGACCCCGGACTGACGTCCAGCAACCATCAGTCGTCCAGCAACCCCCAGCCGCGCAACTGGTCGATACAGGCCGGCACATCCACCTCATCCAGTTGCTCTGGCGCCAGGAAGCGCCGGCCGTATTGCAGGTGCACACCGGTACTCAGAAACAGCGCCAGCAGCCGCGCGTCCAAATGCTGATCGCGCGCCATGAACAGCATGATGCGTACCGACTCAGAGAGCTTCTTGGCCTCCTTGTATGGCCGATCGGCTGCGGTCAGGGCTTCAAAGATGTCGGCGATGGCCAGCACCCTATCCTCCACCGACAACTGCTCGGCACTGAGGCGCCGTGGGTAACCGGTGCCGTCCAGCCGTTCGTGGTGCGTGGCAGCCAACTCCGGCACGCGCGCCAGCGCCTTGGGAAACGGCAGGGTCGATAGCATGATCAGCGTCTGCACTATGTGGTCGTTGATCTTGAAGCGTTCCTCCGCCGTGAGCGTGCCACGCGCGATCGACAGGTTGTACAGCTCGCCCAGGTTACTGCTATGGGCTGGCAGCTCCATATCAAAACCCCAGCGGTTGGCGGGGTCGTTCGCAGCGACCGGCGGCTTGCGCTCGCCCCAGGGCACCAGGTGTTCCGGGCGGTCCATCAGCAACTGCTCTTCGACCGGCAAGGCCGCCGCCGACACGCCGATCAATTGCTGCTGCTCATCGCCAGACAAACCCAAGCGATTGTCGAAGTAACGTAACCAGGTTTGCTTGCCAATCACCTGCAACCGCTCCCTATCTTCCTGCGCCATGAATTCACCACCGGTGTTGGCCTTGGCGACCACCGCAAACTCCTCACGCAGGCGCGCCTGCTCGGCGTCACGCGTTTGCTGCAACACCGACTCATCCTCGCCCGCGGCGCGACCTTGCCAATAGCGAATATCGGCTTCGCGCCAGAGCACTTCAAAACGGGTGCGAATTTCATGAATGCGGTTGTACAGGGTTTCCAGCTTGGTGGCCTTATCGACGACATACTCCGGGCTGGTGATCTTGCCGCAGTCGTGCAGCCAAGCCGCGGTGCGGAAGGCGTAGCGCTGCTCCTGCGTCAATGCAAAGCTGGCAAAGGGTCCTTCCTCTGCCTGCTGTGCCTGCTCCAGCAGCATTTCCGCCAGCTGCGGCACGCGATCGCAATGGCCGCCGGTATAGGGCGACTTGGCGTCGATGGCTGACGCCAGCAGCCGGATAATCGATTCCAGCAGTAACTGCTGGTCGTCGAATAGCTGCCGGGTCTCAATGGCCACTGCCAGTGTGCCGGCCAGGCTGCCAAGGAACTGGCGCAGGCTGCGCACCGCCTCATTGGTCAGCAGCGGCGAGACCTCTACCGCCAGCACCCCCTGCAGGTCGCCCTGGCGATCACGCAGAGCCAAGGTTAGGTAACGATGCTCGTCGTCCAGCTGGCTGGCCAGGCTGCGCGCCGGATCTTTTAGTCGCGCGTCGTCCAGCGGCACACTGCCCGGGTAATGCACCGGCCGGGTGTCGCCGGCGCAGCGCAACACGCCGTCATCCTCGTCATACAGATACACGGCGCCGCCCTGCCCACCGGCAATCGCGATCAGCTGTTCTAGCACCAAGTCCAGCATGCGCTCCAGATTGGTTTCTCGGCTGAGCGTCAGGGTGATGGTTTGAAAGCGGGCAATCGCCTTCGCCATGCGCGCAGTCATCTTGCTCAGGTCGTTTACCTCGCGGATGCGCGAACGCACGCCAATCGGGGCACTGAAATCGAACCCAGCGAGTTGTTCCACCTGATCGCCCAGCGACTTCAGCGGCTGGCCGAGCCGCTGTCCCAACGCCCAGCCAATAAGCAGCAGCAGCGCCGCCAGAGCAAATACCAGCCGCGCCTGGTCACGCAGCGTATCGCGCACCCCGGCCAGAAGTTCCTTGGCCGGCATGGCGATCAGAATACTGCCGGGATTGTTACCCACCTTGCGCAGCGGCAGATTCAGTACGTACCACTCCTGCCCCCCGAGCTCCACTAACTGCGGCGTGCGCGCCTCAGCGGCCATATTGTGTGCCGCCTCCAGCACTGGGACCCCCAGCTCCGGCAACGTGGCCAACTGCAGACCCTCAGCGCCGTCGGTGACGATCCGCTGCAGATCGGTGTAGGCAATCACTTTGCCGCGCTCGCCCACCAACGCGATCTCGGTACCGGGTGTGAGTCGCAGATCATTTACCTCGCCCGCCAAGTCTTGCAGTGACGCATCCAGGCCAAAGACCACACCGGCCGGATTGCGCCGCGCCATGGTCACGCCGATATTCCTGTTGGTAAAAAACAGGTAGGGCTCGGTCAACACAATATCCGAGGCAGATTCCGCCAATTGATACCAGGGCCGCGTGCGGGGGTCGAACCGGTAATCACTGACCGCCACCTCTCGCAATGCCTCACCCTGGTTGTCATACGCCAGCCAGCGACCTTGCACGTTGGCGCCAGCCAGGTGCTCTATCGACTGCACCAGATAGGCGGTACCTCGGGGCAACTGCCGCCCGCCGGCCTGCAGGCCGGACTCAACGCGGCGTAGCAGGAAGAAGTCGCCATTCGGGTACCCGGCGTACACCGCGCTGAGCGTGCGGTTGCTGCGTAGCGTCTCGATCAGGACCGGCAGGCGTTGCAACCGCTGCTCCAGCGTATTGCTCTGAGCCAAAGGGTCGTAATTCAGAATACGCAGCGCACTTTCCGCCGGCCCCAACAAGCGCTCCGAACGCTCATTCAGCAACACTCCCAGCTGCTGCGCGGCATCATTGGCCGCCGCGATCAACAAGGTACGGGAGCCCCGGTAGCCTTGCCACACGGTCAAGCTGGCCATCGCCAGCAAACAGATCACCATCGACCAAGCGATCAACCACTGCAGACTGACGCTCGACTTCGTCTTTCCCATTACGTTACCCACTCCCTGTCAACATCGAACCTAGCTGGTCTTGAGAATAGCCTAGCCAAGCCGCCTGCGAGCAGCTTCGTAAACGTCAGTCACATCGATTCGGCGCATGGCCGCTACTTCGGCTGGTGAATAGCCCAAGCACAGAGCAAGCCAACTGCCCGCGGTTTTGCCATAGTGTGGCCAGCAGACAACAGGGAGCACCCCCGATGGATCAGTTCGAACACCAGATGATCCCCACCAACAACATCGAGCTCAGCCTTTACACCCTGGGGCCCAAAAGCGGCCGACCGGTATGGCTGCTGCACGGCTTTCCGGAATGCTGGTACTCCTGGCGCCATCAGACGCAGGCATTGGCGGCACAGGGCTACCGCGTGCACATACCCGAAATGCGCGGATATGGCGCCAGCAGTGCACCCGAGGCAGTCGATCAATATGACCTGATCACTCTCTGCGCCGATATCCAGGGGGCGATGAATCACCTTGGCCACGAACAGGTGGCCATGATCGGCCACGATTGGGGCGCCCCGATCGCCTGGCACCTGGCATTACTGGAACCGGCGCGAGTCAAGGCAGTTTGCGGTATGTCGGTCCCCTTCGGCGGCCGCCCCCGGCAACCGGCGATCAACATGATGCGCGAAGCCTACAAGGATCGCTTTCACTACATCGTCTATTTCCAGCAGCCCGGCCTCGCCGAGGCCGAGATGGCCGCTGACATCCCCCGCACCATGCGCCTGATGATGCACGGATTGTCGGGCACCGACGGCGACAACTCGCTGGTGCAGGATAAACCGGCAGACTCGCGCTGGCTGGACGACTATATGGACCCCGGCACGCCGCCAGTCTGGTGCTCGGCCGAAGCCTTTGCGGTTTACGTGAAGACCTTCGAGCAGAGCGGCTTCCATG
This region includes:
- a CDS encoding sensor histidine kinase; translation: MSKKDPFSFGTLARRLAPSRLSGLQRTLLLFVVLPLLLLTALGIRFGLEQASQFQQQRLKNDLELIGRAISIPIGTALGENDRQAIELALGSVFVLGEVYGASVFDVNGVRLASAGVTESDLTRTRIPDLIVATGEAQQGFSQVGGRHLFSHFMPLFDVGGNIQGLIQITRRASDFGRALDQLTIIAWAAWGVLGLTIICAVMLGHYGGVGRHVDKLLEHMQRVAQGDHSHRAALEGPAEVAALAEGLNHMLDSIEQARREVDEHRAAETALLAQLKDNEKMAAIGGMARGVAHELGAPLSVIDGRARRLQRSSDPDSPQQREFSAIRAQVARLTSTVKQLLDYSRPAAATLRRTDPVQLSNSALDAITPEFEQSGKQLQRHYQPAAPALFGDPARLELALLNLLRNALQAARSRVEVSLSNNEQQLIIRISDDGPGLPDNDVTQLLEPFFTTKAPGEGTGLGLAIVQNIVEEHGGALLLANRPEGGCCASLLLPIHKEADA
- a CDS encoding HD domain-containing phosphohydrolase, producing the protein MGKTKSSVSLQWLIAWSMVICLLAMASLTVWQGYRGSRTLLIAAANDAAQQLGVLLNERSERLLGPAESALRILNYDPLAQSNTLEQRLQRLPVLIETLRSNRTLSAVYAGYPNGDFFLLRRVESGLQAGGRQLPRGTAYLVQSIEHLAGANVQGRWLAYDNQGEALREVAVSDYRFDPRTRPWYQLAESASDIVLTEPYLFFTNRNIGVTMARRNPAGVVFGLDASLQDLAGEVNDLRLTPGTEIALVGERGKVIAYTDLQRIVTDGAEGLQLATLPELGVPVLEAAHNMAAEARTPQLVELGGQEWYVLNLPLRKVGNNPGSILIAMPAKELLAGVRDTLRDQARLVFALAALLLLIGWALGQRLGQPLKSLGDQVEQLAGFDFSAPIGVRSRIREVNDLSKMTARMAKAIARFQTITLTLSRETNLERMLDLVLEQLIAIAGGQGGAVYLYDEDDGVLRCAGDTRPVHYPGSVPLDDARLKDPARSLASQLDDEHRYLTLALRDRQGDLQGVLAVEVSPLLTNEAVRSLRQFLGSLAGTLAVAIETRQLFDDQQLLLESIIRLLASAIDAKSPYTGGHCDRVPQLAEMLLEQAQQAEEGPFASFALTQEQRYAFRTAAWLHDCGKITSPEYVVDKATKLETLYNRIHEIRTRFEVLWREADIRYWQGRAAGEDESVLQQTRDAEQARLREEFAVVAKANTGGEFMAQEDRERLQVIGKQTWLRYFDNRLGLSGDEQQQLIGVSAAALPVEEQLLMDRPEHLVPWGERKPPVAANDPANRWGFDMELPAHSSNLGELYNLSIARGTLTAEERFKINDHIVQTLIMLSTLPFPKALARVPELAATHHERLDGTGYPRRLSAEQLSVEDRVLAIADIFEALTAADRPYKEAKKLSESVRIMLFMARDQHLDARLLALFLSTGVHLQYGRRFLAPEQLDEVDVPACIDQLRGWGLLDD
- a CDS encoding alpha/beta fold hydrolase translates to MDQFEHQMIPTNNIELSLYTLGPKSGRPVWLLHGFPECWYSWRHQTQALAAQGYRVHIPEMRGYGASSAPEAVDQYDLITLCADIQGAMNHLGHEQVAMIGHDWGAPIAWHLALLEPARVKAVCGMSVPFGGRPRQPAINMMREAYKDRFHYIVYFQQPGLAEAEMAADIPRTMRLMMHGLSGTDGDNSLVQDKPADSRWLDDYMDPGTPPVWCSAEAFAVYVKTFEQSGFHGPINWYRNFERSWQRTEALAGKQIEQPALFLIGDRDPVGTLEAYTIKKMPNVVPRVEQRVIADCGHWIQAEKPAEVNAELLPFLARHFPAG
- a CDS encoding sigma-54-dependent transcriptional regulator — translated: MSHTEHLLLVEDDSGLRELLQEELEAEGYQVTACGSAEDALGPLQQAEIDLLISDLRLPGADGLSLLPPAQALSPAPAVLIITAFGSVQQAVNALQNGADDFLTKPLEIDHFLLTVKRLLENRRLRREVQRYRSIMAVEQFHGIIGQSSGMRRLFQHIRQMAGADGPVLIQGESGTGKELVARAVHEESGRSGKPYMVVNCGGIPAELMESEFFGHAAGAYTGARKARAGLFQQAEGGTLMLDEIGEMPLALQAKLLRALQDGNVRPVGSDHEIQLDVRVIAATNRNLTECVEQGTFREDLFYRLETFNLQVPPLRERSDDIHYLADFFLARFNARQQRQIKGFSDAARQALLHYPFPGNVRELQNAVERAATFSQGALIELHDLPERMQSSNLSNPVTHSQAPGSPPQTDDQLPSLEQVQRRYIHQVLDATGGNKRKAADILGITRRTLYRWIE